The segment GTTGAGCGTGTCCTGCGCCTCCAGGCTGCGTTCCAACATCGCCTGTTGATGCCGCAGCTTCTCCGCCTGTTCGCGGGCGCGGTAGTAGCTGTCCAACGCCCACAGCGCCGGCGTCAACTGCGCCTGTTCGTGCATGCCCATCATGGCCGCCACCACTTCTTCGCGGCTGGTCTCGTCGGTACGCCAGTTGCGAATGAGGCGGCCCTGGCGCAGCACAATAATGCGGTCGGTGACGGCAAAGAGGTGTTCCAGGTTGTTGCTGGCAAAGAGAACGGTCATGCCCTGCTGCTGCCACTGTTGGACGAGGGACAGCACACCTTGCTGATAGCGATAACTGAGAAGATTGGTGGGTTCATCCATCACCACCAGGCGCGGCTGGCCGGTCATGGCGCGGGCGATGGTCAGAAGTTGTCGCTGCTCACTGGAGAGGTTGATCACCTTTGTGCGCAGCGAGTCGAAGTAGACACCCATCTGGGACAGAATCCGCGTGGCTTGTTCGTCCATGCGCCGCTGGCTGGGGAAGAGAATCCCTTTGCTCCAGGGAGGCCAACCAATCTCCCGCCCCAAAAAAATGTTACCCGTGATGTCCAACCGCTCAACAAGCTGCGGTTCCTGGTGAATGACTTCGATGCCTAGCTGCCGGGTTTCCTGGCCGGGATGGAGGCGCTGCCCTTGAAAGAAGATGTCACCGCCGCTGGGGGGCGTCAGCCCGGCGAGGATGTTGGCGATGACGGATTTGCCCGCGCCGCTGCGCCCTGCCAGCCCAACCACCTCCCCGGCGGCCACGTCAAAACTGACTCCCCGCA is part of the Ardenticatenales bacterium genome and harbors:
- a CDS encoding ATP-binding cassette domain-containing protein, giving the protein MEPLLRVNNLSKSFGTLQAVRGVSFDVAAGEVVGLAGRSGAGKSVIANILAGLTPPSGGDIFFQGQRLHPGQETRQLGIEVIHQEPQLVERLDITGNIFLGREIGWPPWSKGILFPSQRRMDEQATRILSQMGVYFDSLRTKVINLSSEQRQLLTIARAMTGQPRLVVMDEPTNLLSYRYQQGVLSLVQQWQQQGMTVLFASNNLEHLFAVTDRIIVLRQGRLIRNWRTDETSREEVVAAMMGMHEQAQLTPALWALDSYYRAREQAEKLRHQQAMLERSLEAQDTLNRQLVQELGKQVRALDQANLALQDAQRRLLTEREEERKHLARELHDEVIQDMLSINYRLEEIETDETITPEQQEEVGDIRHSIRELVEDVRRICGNLRPPTIDSFGVGAALLSFTRDWSERTGVQVKLEMNANVGRLPEAIELSIFRIVQEGLSNVRRHAGATAVTVSLQHTTPRTLLVSIVDNGQGLPGDFDLAALSSQGHYGLLGISERVALLGGRLRLRNLPDGGAMLLVEIPHPRVEASISA